From Aegilops tauschii subsp. strangulata cultivar AL8/78 chromosome 5, Aet v6.0, whole genome shotgun sequence:
GAGACAGAGGAGTGGGGTGTTCTACGTGGTCCAGAAGATGTGCAGAGGTTTGTGCAAGAGAACTACATTTCCGATTACTTAGAACTTGAACCCGAGTTATCATTGGCTGAGTTGAACGGCTGCTTAGTTATGGTTCATAATACCCATAAAACATCTATGGACTTGtggtttttgacagattttgagAAAGATATCTGGGTTAAGAAATACAGCATGCCTTCATCACATGTTGCTAGGTTTGGGTATCCTTTTCTGATGTTAGATGATGGGACAATTTTCTTTACTCGGTCGGATTATCTGCAAAGTTTAGTTGGTGCTGAGGGATTTCTGCAAGGTTATAATCCAAGAAATGGCACTTATGCTGATGCTCTAAAACTGAGAGATTCCGAATCCATTGGCATTTACACAGGAAGCCTGCTGAGTTTATAGAGTAGATGTCACTAATGAGGTGAATAATGCATCGTACTGGCTGTTTAGCTTATGTAGTAAATGTGAACAATTAGTGAGACAATGTACTTTTGTGCCTTCAACGTATATTATGTTAATCTCCGATACATTTTGTATGAGAAGGTTTGCAGTTGTTGTTCGTTCCATTTTGTATGGCAGTTTCAGGAGTTTGGTCAATGAGTTGCTATATTGCTGTATGCTTATAGCAGTCAGTTTGTAATAAACAAGCTTTTAATGTGGTGTTTCAAAACATAATATGCTGCTCTAGTGCAACATGCGAGCACAGGAATGCATAGTTTGTTCCTTTCATGGAACAGATAATGATATGCTAGGTAAAGTCATACAGTAACATGTTCTGTGAAAGTGATCTCTACTCTTTGATTCTTGTCTCACATTTATGTTGTCCTTGAATGTTCAATGCTACCTGGTGTCACCGAGTCACATCTCTCTGTTTTTCTTCTGCTCCGTGTCTACTTTCATTTGTCCCCATTTTCTTTTACTGAATTTTGTGCTTGTAGCCGGCTCAAGTTTTGAAGGGACAAAAATTTAACGACTCGTGATGAATCTATTTGCTGCTCTTAGCTTGGGAAGCCAGGACGCTGTGTTTCGTGGGCGGCTCATATCAAGTGAATATTTGAAAAGAGGTTCAGGTAAtctctggctatggctatgtacAGCCTCTCTTCTCCATTGCTTCCTTGTAATTGTAAAATGCAGAGGATGGCAGGGAGCTCTTCCGCGGCAAGGATGGCTTGCTGTACGTAGAGTGTTTTGGTCTTTTGTGCTGGGCGCTAGTTGGATAGCTGGATTTTGTGGATTTTGGTCTTGTGACTGGCAGACTCTTTcatcttttttgtttttgttttgaaCATGACTCTTTCATCTTTGGAGCTGCTCTTCTGTGGATGCCTTTTAGAACATGTTGTCTATTTTCTTTTGGGGATGAAGATGGAACATATACTATGTACTGAAGAAACTCGAAAAATTTCTAAGAACCAGTTGGTTGCTTTTGTTATACTAGTAACCATGCACGTGCAATGCACTTCTCACATAAATTTACCTTTGACATGCAAAGGAGCTTGGAGTATAATTCGTTGCACTTCTCACAGAAATTTACCTTTGACATGCAAAGGAGGTCGGAGTATAATTCTTTCAGTAAACGAATTGGAATGATTGACTCTAAAATCAAGCTCTCAACTTCTGAATTGTCATCAATCAATTTCTGAAAAACTTGCCTTGTCATGCATATCTGCAAACGCTATTCAAAATAAAACTCTGGCCGTATCATGGGTGAGAATTGGTGGCCTCCCGTTGAATGGAGGCTCAAAATAATTGCATCTTATTGGGACCCTTTTTGGTTGTAGTCAATTGATAGCAATCAAATGTATAATGCTTGGTACAAGGTCAAAGGCTATGTAGAAAAGGTGAATGGCAGTGAACAACTATGATAATCGATGACTTACCTGAAGCTCATTAGTTACTTCAACTTCCCCGATCATGCAGATCTGCAATTTTACTTTATTTTCCATACCTGGTATGTGTAGCTTTGAGGCTGATCCAAATTGGATGATGAATACTGAACGCTCACACATCTGATCTTCTGACAACAACGTCTCGAAAATCACCTAGTGTCTCCACATTCATAATATTCCATCATACTTTTGGGTATGGGTGTATAGAAGTAAAATTATTAATACTGTTACTCTGTAATCTTAGAATGTTGATCCAAAACCCAGGGGGAAGTTCCTTGctatgtactactccctccgttccaaaataagtgactcGACTTTGTACTAGCTTTAGTAAGCTAGTACAAAGTCGAGTCACTTATTCTAAAGCTAGTACAAAGtcgagtcacttattttgggacggagggagtactattttttGAGATATTTTCTCAAGGAAAATATAGCAATATTAGACAAAAAAAAACAGAATGTGAACCAATCCATGCAGGTAAAAAGAAAAAGATTGAAATAACAGTAATGATGCATCAGCTTTGCTTGTTTCATAATAGCTATTACAAAAGGCGAATTACGATATAGGTTTTTTCACTTCTTTCAATAATGTGGCTGTATGCATTCTCAAAGCTTGTTATTGCTGTTGTATCGGTGCACAGGTCGAGTGCAATTGGTATATTTTCAATATTAGTATATTTTCCTTTGTCTGAGAAAAGCCGAAGCTTGGTAGTAGGAAAATTCCGTTCCATGCTCATTGCGGGGAATACTATTGTTTACTCGTACAAATTGTCCGCGCAGGAGATAGCGAGCCGGCTGATGTATACAGTGTGGTTTTATTCTGGTTTTGGAACCTTGGAAGGTTCCAcatatttttcttttttcctttcttgTTCTGTATATTTCTTTGTTGGTCTTacctttttttttatttttcctctCCTTTTCcagtttcttttcttttttccatTTTAGCTCACGTACGTTTTTATATAAAAATGGCTTAAATTCATGAGCATTTTTTCAAAGCAATGAGTTTTCCAAATTAGTGATAATTTTATAAAACCCATGAATATTTTAAAATTAGCCATCATTTTTACATTATTGAATATTTTAAATTCCTGAACATTTTTCAAAGCCATGAACTTTTCTTTCAATTTCGAGAACAAATTTTAAATCCATCTACATTATTTTAAAttatgaaaaaaaaatcaaattcatgAAGGTATTGAGAAGTTTTTAAAATTCACAAATATCTGTAAAAAactgttttttttatttttcacgAATTTTGCAAGTCTGAAATAAAATAAATGGTTACCCGATAGAGGGAAAATATGGACGCAGCTAGGCAAAATTTTCGAGGGGTACACAGCGAGGCAATTTTGCTGCCCTCTATTCCACACACGCCGAGCAAAGAGAAAGCAACATGGACTAATTTCAACAAGAAGTCAAAGGCCCATTTTGTCCGGCCCAACTGATTGGTACTTCGGGAGAGTCCCCTAATTCCCCAAAGAACCCTCGACCACTGCGGTGGCCACTGACCCGCCGCCGGCCCCTTTCCTCTCCGCCCTTCTCCTCTACGGCGATCGCCCGGCCGCCCGGCTGCTCACCGCCAGCGCTCTCGGTAAGGCCAAATCCTCCTCGGCACAGCCCCATCTGAATCTATCGCCGATTTGGCGCCCTCGATTGCTCACCGACGGCATCTGCTTACCACAGCCGACGGCGATGTCGTCTTCGGAGCCGCGgccgcgccccgccgccttcttctccggcgaccTGCCCGAGGACGCGCTGTACGAGGTCCTCCTCCGCATCCCGGCCAAGGAGCTCTGCCGCCTCCGCGCCGTCTgcccctcctggcgcgccctcaCCTCCGACCCGCTCTTCGTCGTGGCGCACATGTCCCGACACCGCACGGCGCCCCCGCTCCTCGCCATGGGCTACCGCGACGACAGTGGGGTCAACGGCGTTGAGATTTCGGATTTGTCCGGCAATGTGGTGAAGCGGATACCAAGCGCCGGGTATGAAATTGTTCTGGTGGACGGGTTGTCAGGGGTTGCCGGTGGGCGGATGTCAAGCAAGGACGATACCATCCGTGTTGCGCGCACGCGGCTTGACCTTGTCTGTTTCAACTGGAGGTTCTGCTCTGGAGACTTCTGGGTGCTGAACCCGGCCACCGGAGATACCATCACCTTGCCGATGGGCTTCTCGGAGGAATTGGCACATGAGCTAGAGGTAGAGGGGATAAAGGAATGGTGCTGCGGAGTCGAGTGGTGTGCTTTTGGGCAGGTCTCCTCTACCAGAGAGTACAAGGCGCTCCGCGTTTCTGACATTGGTGATCGGAAGGTATGTGAGGTTATCACCTTTGATGCCACCAACCATGGAAGATGGAGAAAGCAGGACCCTCCATCGGCCCACATCTTTGCCAGTCTCAAGATGAGATCATTGAAATGTGTGGTCGTCGATGGGGTGGTGTACTTCTTACTGGACTTTTGCTCCACTTATTGTGAAACTGGAGTTATGACCATTGAACCTGGTAGTGTAGCTTCGTTCAACCTCGAAACGGAGGAGTGGGGTGTTCTGCATGGTCCAGAACAGGTGCAGGGGTTTGTACAAGAGAATGACATTTCTGGTTACTCAGAACTTGAACTCCAGTTATCATTGGCTGAGTTGAACGGCTGCTTAGTTATGGTTCATAATATTCATAAGGTATCTATGGACTTGtggtttttgacagattttgagAAAGGTACCTGGTGTAAGAAATACAGCATGCCTTCACATGTTGCTAGGTTTGGCAATCCTTTTCTTATGTTAGATGATGGGAGAATTTTCTTCAATCGGTTGGATTATGGACAAGGTTTCTTTAGTGCTGGAGAGCATGGAGAGGGATTTCTGCAAAGTTATTATCCAACAAATGACACTTCTGATGAGGCACTAAAACTGAAAGAGTCCAAATCTATTGGTGTTTA
This genomic window contains:
- the LOC109740691 gene encoding F-box/kelch-repeat protein At3g23880: MSSSEPRPRPAAFFSGDLPEDALYEVLLRIPAKELCRLRAVCPSWRALTSDPLFVVAHMSRHRTAPPLLAMGYRDDSGVNGVEISDLSGNVVKRIPSAGYEIVLVDGLSGVAGGRMSSKDDTIRVARTRLDLVCFNWRFCSGDFWVLNPATGDTITLPMGFSEELAHELEVEGIKEWCCGVEWCAFGQVSSTREYKALRVSDIGDRKVCEVITFDATNHGRWRKQDPPSAHIFASLKMRSLKCVVVDGVVYFLLDFCSTYCETGVMTIEPGSVASFNLETEEWGVLHGPEQVQGFVQENDISGYSELELQLSLAELNGCLVMVHNIHKVSMDLWFLTDFEKGTWCKKYSMPSHVARFGNPFLMLDDGRIFFNRLDYGQGFFSAGEHGEGFLQSYYPTNDTSDEALKLKESKSIGVYTGSLLSL